The Chloroflexota bacterium genomic sequence AACTGTTGCCTCCATCGGAACCTCCAGCAGAAACTGAACACGAATACCTAAAAGAGAACCAAACGCATGCTGCACTCGGACAAGCTGCGCAAGCGCACCAACTCCTCTGAAAACTTCTGCCTTGCCCCTAAACTGACTCGATTAGCTAGTTTGTGTGCAATTTCACATGCAGGTCAAGGATATCTAATATTGGCGGCTGCTGTCAAGCTTCTGCAAATGCGATTGATGCGCGCCATAACAGGGAAAAGTCACTTTTTGCACGAATTCACCCCCGCAAAGTTTCCTAAGAGATTGATAAGAATTCGCTTTTCGGCAGTATCTCAACGTGGTGGGCAGCAATGCTATGCAGCACAACGATACTCAGCGGTCGCTGAATCTGTGCATACTGCACAACATACGGGGTTGACAGGTCTGGGGTCTCTCTTGACTTTACATGCAAAGCCGTAGAGTTTGCAGCATACCCCCTCTTTCGTACACCAAACATATCGAGATATTGACAAGGTCTACGTCTATCGATTGGCCTGTTACTATTGTCACAAGGCTGGCCGCAAACTGCTTGATAGTTGGAGATCAACAGGGTAACTGTACCGCAATATCAGTGTCGCCAGAGGGCCAAGGTGCCCCCATGTGAGCCCTACATCCTTCAAAATTCAGTTGATGCGACTGAGCAGGACATACCTGTGGCGATTCTTGTAGGAAGTTGGCGCAGCTTGTAGATCCAGTAACTCGGCCGGAACTGCGAAATTGTGTCTCAAGCCTCGCCGCTTTGGTCCAAGAGGTGTTCGGCAACGCCGAATTGCGTGCATCCTGCCACAAAGGGATGGGTGTGCAAGGTACGGTGGTGGGGCGAAACGGCTGACCGCTGCAGGGCGTCAAGCTGGCTGCGGTGGGCTGATTCGTCTATCACTTCGGTCCGAAACGCTATTCGTCAATTGAAATTGCTACGGGCGCAGACGGAAGCTTTCGCTTACTGTTACCGTAAGGGTACTACCCGACAGAGAAATATCCGCGGAGCTAAATGCAGATCGCTGCCATGGAACAATCGAACGCAGATAGCGCACAAGCTTGGCCGCCCCTGCCGCCTAACGGCTGGAGTTTGGCCGCGTTTGCGCTGGGCGCGTTTTGGTACCTGCGGGAAGGCATCACCGGCAAGGGGCGCGTTCTGCTCGTGCCACAGAGCGTGGTGGTCATACTCGCGCTGATTAACGCAGTGTTTATCTTCCGCCAGTCGCCGTTCGAGACGGCAGCGCTGCCTGCGGCAGTTGCGGCGCTGGTGCTCTGGTCGCTCGTCGGCTCCTATTGCGCCGCATCGTTTCGCGGCGACGCCTACCGCCGCTGGTGCGAGGCGAACGGGCAAACGCCGCTGGTGCCGGCCCAGTGGCAGTGGGGGGCCTTCTTGCTTACCGGCGGCTGGTACGTGGCCCACGGCATGCGGGTGAAGGGTCTGTGGCTTTGGCTGGCTTTCTTTACGTCGGTGGGCAGCATTGTCGGCATTCCGCTTGCGTTCGCCCTCATGTGCTACTGCGGCGCGAACTTTTGCGCGGAACGGTACCTGGAAAAACCGCCGGCAGAAATCGGCCCCACGCCCCAAGAGCGCTGGATTCACCAGGACTTACTGAAAGCGCTGACGGCGGTTGCCAAGACTCCCCAGGCATCGCTGCGCGCCTCGCTGCTGGAATCTGCGGTGCGTGGCCTGCGCAGGCAGGGATATGCCGTGCGTCTGGATGATGAGCAAGCTGAAGGAGCGTCTGCCCTGACGTTGGAAAGAGGCTTGCGCTTCCTGGCTGTGCGCGTCGTACCGGAATCGCCGGTGTCCGCGGATGAGGTCGAGATGCTTGTGACGGCCTTGGAAGAAGATAAATACAAAGTGGGTGTGCTGGTGGTAAACGGGCCGCTCACCAACGCGGCCCAGGCGGCAGCAACGCGAGCGCACGTGCGGATACTGGATGTGCAGGGCGTGGAAGCGTAGCACCATGGACTGCCTGTGCAGGTCGGAATTTGCAGTTCCGCGCCTCGGTCTCCTGGAAGAGGGGACAAGGGTGAAAGGGAACGCTCCTCCTCCGGTTCCCTCTCCCTGAGGAGACCTTTGCATAACCCCACTTTCAAGCAGGGGCACTCCCTCTCCTGGGGGAGAGGGTTGGGGTGAGGGGGGTCTTTTTGCTACAATGGCCCTTTACGTTGAGTAGTGTCAAGACGTATCAAGGCAGAATCGGTGTGCAAATGGAGAGATTTCAGGAGTTTCCCCCTCACCCTAGCCCTCTCCCGTCGAGGGAGAGGGAACACTCTCGCTTCCGCTTAGGTATCGCAAAGGTCTCCTGAGGGAAAGGGCTAGGGTGAGGGGGATTCTTTTCGAAAGGGAGTACACTGCCAAGAGGCGGCTGCGGCTTTCGGAGACCAGCCACACGCGCGACAAGAAGGGGCAATGGTTAGGCAACCACATTGAATTCACCGACACAGACTGACCGGTTCCCTCTCCCGGGGGAGAGGGTTAGGGTGAGGGGTCTTCAAGACTCAGAGCTTGAATTGCTTGGTGGCAGCCACGGCTCCCGGAGACCAGCCACAGGCGCGACAATTTAGGGCAAAACTAGAGCTACGACATCGGATTCATCGATAGTGACTGAGGGGTAAGGCTTGTGAAGTCGGCACGCTCGGCAATTCTCATAGCGCTTATCGGCGTCAGCATCCTGTTCCTACGCCGGCTGCGGCAGTGGGCGGGCAATCCGCCTACGCAGCGAACCTCCCACAAGGAAGCCATCGAGCCGCCGGAACTCGTCGCGCGGTACAGCCGCTTCATGGCGCTGCTCCCCATGCGGGTAGTGCGCGGCTACCTGGCGCGCTACGCTACCGCTGGGTCCACGCAGTGGCGCATCCTGGACGTGGGGTGCGGGCCGGGGTGGTTTCCCCTTGAGCTGGCGGCGTGCGCGCCTCAGGCTACCGTGACTGGCATTGACCTCTCACTGCCCATGCTCACAACGGCAACCGCCCACGCCGCGACCGACCGTCACGAACAGGCCGTGCATTTCGCGCAGGCGCGCGGCGAGGTGCTGCCGTTTGCGGACGATACGTTCGATCTTGTCGTGAGCACGCTGGCTCTGCACCACGTGCAGGACCCGGTAGCCGCGCTCGCGGAGCTACGGCGCGTGGCGCAACCATCGGGCCGGATCCTCGTGGCCGACACCCGCCGCGACATTCACCCCTGGCTGTGGACGCTGCTCAAAGCAAGCCAGGTGGGCATAGACGGGCTGGCGCTCTGCGAAAACGGCGAGCCCTCAGCGTCCATCGGCGCTTCCTACACCGCTTCCGAGGCACACCGCCTCGCCCTCCAAGCCGGTTGGGAGCGCGCCCGCGTGCAAGCCGGCCCCGGCTGGATCCTGCTCGAACGCCTGCCCACACAAGCGACGACCTACCCCGTGCCCCCAACCCCACGCCGCAAGCGAAACGGTAGGCCGTAGGAATCTAAGAACGCCAATTGCTGGGAGGAGAATTTCTTACCAGTTGTGGCGCAGGGCCTTCGCGAAACCAGACTCACATGGACGTTGCAAGCGTAGTTTGAATCCGAACAAAGCGCGGCGTAAAATTGTTGCCTACCTTGCTGAGGCGATATCATACAGAGGTGACCCGTACATTTATGAAAGAAACTACCCTGCCATGATTGCGATAATTGACTACGGCGCCGGGAATTTGCGGAGTGTCAGCCGGGCGGTGGCGTTGCATACGCCGGACTTTGTGGTGACGCAGGACCCGGCGGAAGTAGAACGCGCCGCGGCGGTGATCTTGCCCGGTGTGGGCGCGGCGGGGGATACCATTCGCGGGCTGGAGCGGCACGGCATGATTGAGGTGGTGCAGGCCACGATCGCTTCCGGCAAGCCGTATTTCGGCATTTGCATGGGGATGCAGGTCTTGCTCACGGCCAGTGAAGAGGACGGCGGCACGCCCTGCCTCGATCTCTATCCCGGCCTCGTGCGGCGCTTCCCCAAGGGGCTCACCGTGCCGCACATGGGCTGGAACCAGGTGCGGCAGACACAGGAGCACCCGATGTTCGCCGGCATTCCGGACGAAGCGTATTTCTACTTTGTGCACTCGTACTACACCGACCCGGAGGACGCCGCGCTGACCGCCGGCGCCACCGACTATGGCGTCGCCTTCCCCAGCGTGATAGCGCAGGAGAATGTGTTTGCGACGCAGTTCCACCCGGAGAAGAGCGCGGGTATGGGATTGCGGCTCTATGAGAATTTCGTGGCGTGGGCGGTGGGCGCGCACAGCGCAAGAACTGCATAAATCTCAGGAAGAGCGCTTCGACAGGCTCAGCGCGAACGGGGTAAGAACGCTGCGGCAAGCACAACGGAAACGGCGGCAAGAGCGTTTCGACAGGCTCAGCGCGAACGGGGGTAAGAACGCAGCGCGAACAGGGGTAAGAAGGCAACGCGAACGGGGGTAAGAGCGCAACGCGAACGGCGGCGAGAACGCTGCGATAGGCTAAGTACAGGCTTTGCCGAAGGGTCGCAGGATGAACGAATGCCGCGAGCGCAAGGCATGTTTCTTCCAAAGGGGCGCTTGATTTTTGACGCCAAGAGGCGGGGGACAAGCCCCCGCGCTACGAGAGCCTGCATTGGGTTTGGGCAACGCTGGAGAATGAACAGTCAATTCGTCTAGGTCAGTGCATTCGCCAAGACCTTGCGCAACCCAAATGGTGTGCGCCAAGAGGCGGGGGACAAGCCCCCGCGCAACAAGAATCTGAATTGGGTTTGGGTAACACTGGAGATTCAGAATTCAGCTTGTCTGGGTAACTGCATATTCCCAGCGTTGCCGCAACCCTAGCTGGGCGCCAAGAGGCGGGGGACAAGCCCCCGCGCTACACTGATCGGATGATTGTCGAGCCTATTGTGGTAAGTGCGCAAGAACGAAATCTCAGTGGTTGAAGTGTCAAAACGCCGCTGCCGTTGAGGCGACGCGGAGGATGTGCGCAGTACGCCATGCAAGTAATTCCCGCGATAGACATCAAAGACGGCGCGGTGGTGCGCCTCTTCAAAGGTGACTTTGACCAGAGCACCGTCTTCTCCCACGATCCGGTGGAGACCGCCCGCGGCTGGGAGGAACAGGGCGCGGCGTTGCTCCACGTGGTGGACCTGGACGGCACCGAGCGCGGCAAGAGCCGGAACCACCCGGTTGTCGCGGCGATTGCCGAGGCGCTGACCATTCCCGTGCAGATGGGCGGCGGCTTGCGCGACCTCGCTGCTATCGAGCAGGCAGTCGCGGCAGGCGTGGCGCGGGTCGTGTTGGGCACGGTGGCGTTGGAGCAGCCTGAGTTGGTCGCCGAGGCGTGCGCGCGCTATCCCGGCCGGGTGGTCGTCGCGTTAGATGCCCGCAACGGCAAGGTGATGACCCACGGCTGGCAGCATGAGAGCGGCGTGGACATGTTCGTTCTGGCGCACCAGATGGTGGCGAGCGGCGTGAGCCGGTTTCTCTACACCGACGTGGAGCGCGACGGCACGCTCTCCCAGCCGAATTTTGAGGCAACGGGGGCGCTGGCTCGAGCCGTCAGCGTGCCGGTAATCGCCTCCGGCGGTGTCGCCAGTCTCGACCACCTCACGCGGCTGACGACGCTCGGCGTCGAAGGGGCCATCGTCGGCGTATCCCTCTATCGTGGCGCGTTCACGCTGCCGGAAGCGCTGGCGACCGTGCGGCGCGCGGCACAGTAACTCCAATTCCAACATCGCTTCGGGTTTACTTCTGTTTGGGCTGAATTGCAGCTTAGTCGCGGCGGCACATGTGATGGAGCGGAGATTCATAGTACGTCGCCGCGCTAATGCTCGCCAGCACTGTGCCGTCGCTCTGCTCCACAAACCAGATCACGTACGGGATGTGGAGGTCGCCTGCGAATGCTACCTCCCACACCGGACTCTGCGTCCGCAGGGAGTAGGCGGAGGTGAGACGCGCCTCAAACAAGCCTTGTGAGAAGTCCTGCTCCAAGCGACCATGCGCCTCCCGACAGGAGATAATCTCAGAAAGATGCGTGCGCACCGCCGCGAGAGCAGCCTCTTTGCTACTTATAGGAGCATCGGCCCCGCCACGCAGGGCAGGTTGCGGCGCTGTGTCAGCATCTGAAAATTCCCCAGCACCGCCGCACGCAGCAAGCAGCAAGACCATCAACGCAAGACCGAGCGCGCAGACGTAGTTTTGTGCCGCTACATGCACAGGATTTCTCCCCTCTTTTTCCTTCCTTAACTCATTCCAATGCCATTTCGCGACTTGGGCGCGAACGATTAGTTGCAAAGCGCAGCGCTCTGCGCAGAGCGCTGACAAGTCTAGCTACGCGTTCAACTCCACCGGCCCGCTCAACCGATAGCAACGCGAACCGCGTAAGACGTGAAGTTGGATTCCTGCTTTGCGCGGAAATGACGGGCTGGGGACGCCGGTTACAAACCTGCGCGACCAAGGCAGTTCGTTGGCCTCCCTAGCGTGAAGGTGAGGGCTGCCCTTTGTAGCGCGGGGCCTTGTCCCCCGCCAGAGCAACTGCTCTGTGTAGCGCGGGGGCTTGTCCCCCGCCGGAGCAACTGCTCTTTGTAGCGCGGGGGCTTGTCCCCCGCCAGAGCAACTGCACTTCGTAGCGCGGGGGCTTGTCCTCCGCCAGAGCAACTGCTCTTTGTAGCGCGGGGGCTTGTCCCCCGCCAGAGCAACTGCACTTCGTAGCGCGGGGGCTTGTCCTCCGCCAGAGCAACTGCTCTTTGTAGCGCGGGGGCTTGTCCCCTGCCAGAGCACTGCACTTTGTAGCGCGGGGGCTTGTCCCCCGCCAGAGCACGCGAAACTGCGACCACATCAGCAGCACAAGGCGTGGCTCTAACACTTCCACTGATAGAAACGGGTGCGCAAGGGCTTGACCCTACAACAGGCGCAGAGCCTGCCCCGTACTCGATACGGGGTTGCAAACCTGTCCTGAGCACTTCGGCAGGGTCAGCACAGGCTCTGCCGAAGGGCCCGTCCTGAGCCTGTCGAAGGGCCCGTCCTGAGCCTGTCGAAGGGCCCGTCCTGAGCCTGTCGAAGGGCCTGCGCTACCGGAATTGTAAGGTAATGAGAGCTCCGTATTCCTTGCCAAGAAAGCTAATGCGACAACATTGGGGCTCAGTCCCCGCTCCTCAACACTCCCTTGCAGTCTTGCCAAGATTGCTTTGGATGCACTATTTTGGTACAAACTTGGGAGAAGAGGGTAAAGTAGCCCCGGAAGTAGCAGCGGGCGCCAGCGCACGTGCAAGCGGCTTGCACGGGAAGTCCAGGAGCAGCACACCATGGCCGGTCTCACCGAAGCACAGCTCGATCAATTTGCTGAACAAGGGTACGTGGTCGCGGAAAACGTGCTCGATCCGGCGGAAGACCTGGCGCCGGTGATGGCGGAATACGGTGAGGTGTTGGACGGCATCGCCCGTGACCTGCACGCCGAAGGTGTCATTTCCTCCACCTATGCCGACCTGCCGTTCGACCAGCGGCTCATTCACGTCTGCGACGAGAGCCGCCAGCTCTTCACCCAGCCGTTCGATATCTCCCTGCCGCAGAGCGCCGAGCGCGCCGACGCGCCCATGCACACCGGCCCGGCCGTCTTTAGCCTGCTTATCAACCGCCGCCTGCTCGATTGCGTCGAGAGCATCATGGGGCCGGAAATCCTCAACAATCCGATACAGCACGTGCGCATGAAGTTACCGCGCCACGCCGTGCATACGGAGGGATCGAGCGGCTTGGCCGGCCCCACGCCCTGGCACCAGGACAACGGCGTGGTGGTCACAGAGGCGGATGAAACGGAAATGCTCACGGTGTGGCTGCCCTTGAATGATGCCACCATTGAGAATAGCTGCCTGAACGTCGTGCCGTACTCGTATCGGGACGGCCTCGCCGTGCACTGCCCGGGCGCCGGCGGCCTAAGCATACCGGAAGAGCAGATGGATGTGGCGAAAGCCGTGCCGCTGCCCATGCAGGCCGGCAGCGTGCTCTTCATGCACCGCCGTACCATGCACTGTTCGTACGATAACAAGACAGAGGACGAGGTGCGCTGGAGCTTCGACCTGCGCTACCACCCGAGCGGTCAACCCAGCGGCCGCCCGGTCTTCCCTGACTTTGTAGCCCGCAGCCGCGCCAACCCCGAGACGGAACTCCGTTCCGCTGCCGGGTGGGCGCAGCTCTGGGCGGATGCGCGGGTTCGTCTGGCCGCTTCCGCTAAACAGAAGTTCAACCGCTGGTCCGCCGACCACCCCGCCTGCGCCTAACAGGCAACATCGCCTTACTGGCAGGATCTGCTCTGCATGGCGGCAGGCGAAGGCACTTTTTCCCCGTAGCGCGGGAGCTTGTCCCACAAAGAGGTCTCCAGGTTTCGTGACATGCTCTTTTTCCCCGTAGCGCGGGGGCTTGTCCCCCGCCAATTTGCCGCTAGTTTAACGTGGTCAGGCCTTCCATCCGTCACTCCGGCGAACGCCGGAGTCCAGGGCGCGTACAAAGTGCAAAAATGGATTCCTGCCCGTTTTAAGCCCGGGGCAGGCTTTTCGCGGGAGTGATGTATTGAGTTGATATCGCCTTATGTAGCGCGGGGGCTTGTCCCCCGCCAATTCGCCGCTGGTTAAACGAAACTAGGCGTTCGATCCGTCACTCCGGCGAACGCCGGAGTCCAGGGCGCGTGCAAAGAACGAAGATGGATTCCTGCGCGTTTCAAGCCCGGGTCAGGCTTTTCGCGGGAATGACGAGCCCGTTCTTCCGACCCTCTCCTGCCGCAATAAATCCTGTCTTTGTGTGGGAGCCTGCCTGCCACTCTCAATAATCGCTTGAAGGCTTGCCTAGAGTGCTCTGGATGTATTATTTTGGTACAAGACAGATACATGGGCGTAAAGAACCTCGGCATTGGCATCTATCGCAATCGGATGTGCATACGTTCCGCATTGGACAATTAGGAGCAGCAAAAAATGGCCGGCTTGACGCAAGCGCAACTCAATCAACTTACTGAACAAGGCTACGTTGTCGTAGAAAACGTCCTCGATCCGGAAGAAGACCTGGCGCCGGTGATGGCGGAATATGCCGACGTGCTGGACGGTATCGCCCGCAATCTCTACGCTGAGGGCGTTATTTCCTCTGTGTATGCCGACCTGCCGTTCGACCAGCGGCTAATTCAAGTCTGCGACGAGAGCGGCCAGATTTTTGCCCAGCCTTTCGACATTTCACTGCCGCAGAAAGCCATAGGGGCTGACGCGCCGATGCACACCGGCCCGGCCGTCTTCAATCTGCTCGTAAACTCACGTTTGCTCGATTGCGCGGAGAGCGTCGTGGGGCCTGAAATCCTCTCCAACCCCGTGCAGCACGTGCGCATGAAGCTGCCGCGTCACGTCGTCCATGTGGAGAACCCGAGCAATCTTTCCGTGGCCGTGCCCTGGCACCAGGACAACGGCGTGGTGGTAGAAGAGGCGGACGAAACCGAGATGCTGACAGTGTGGCTACCCCTGAACGATGCCACCATCGAGAATAGCTGCATGTACGCCGTGCCTTACTCGCACCGGGAAGAAGAGCTCGCCGTACACTGCCCGGGCGTCGGCGGCGTCTGGATACCGGAAACACTTGTGGACGTGGCGAACGCCGTACCGTTGCCCATGCAGGCGGGAAGCATTCTGCTCATGCACAGCAAGACCATGCACTGTTCGTACGACAACAAGACCCAGGACCAGGTGCGCTGGAGTTTCGACCTGCGCTATCAGCCGGTCGGCCAGCCTACCGGGCGACCGGTCTTCCCCGAGTTCGTGGCCCGCAGCCGCGCCAATCCTGAATCGGAGCTGCGCGATGCCGCAACGTGGACCCAAATGTGGGAAGACGCCCGACCTAAACTGGCCGCCTCCTCTACCGAGAACTTCAACCGCTGGTCCGCTGACCATCCCGTGTGCGCGTAACGGGCCAGGCGATTTGATAGACTCGCAGTCGGCCCAAGTGGCTACAGCCTAGGCACTCTCTCTACCCGTAGCGCGGGGGCTTGTCCCCCGCTCCTGGCGCAAAGCTTGTTGTGCAACATGATGGATGCCCACCCCATATCAAGTATGGAGCAGGCATCGCGCGGATATCACCATGGCCTTGCCCAGGCCACACCAGCGCACGAAAATGGAGAAAGCGCCGGGCGGCAGCACGAAGGCGGTAGCCATTGGCTCCATGGCAGCGCGTCACCCTCCAAACCGCATGAATCGTCTATTTTAGTAATAATTGCGGACTTGGGCCCAAGCGTTTACCGGAGTTTAAGGATTCTCAACTACGGAAAGTGCATTCTTTGAGAAGGCTAGCCGTGTGAAGACGGACATTCTGCAATTCTACACAAGACACACTCGCTTCACCGACCCCGGTGAGTACGCCAATCATCTCAAGGCTCTGCCGGCGGGCATGGACGCACTGCACTCTGCGCTTAGCGGACTGCTGATGCCCATCTGGAAAGTGCAGAAGCACCACCCTGAACTGGTATTGGCACGGCCAGAAGAGATCAAAACCCGCCATATCCGCCGCTCGCTTGAAGCAATGCTCGCCATTGATGATCGCCCTCTCAACGTTGCTCGCGATGAGTCGCGCCGCCTAATCGTCGATTGCCGCCACTTTGCCGCCCTGCTGTGTGCCGTCTTACGCCAGCGAGGGATACCAGCACGCAGTCGCTGGGGGTTTGCCACCTATCTTGAAAAGACGCACTATCAAAACCACTGTCTCTGCGAATACTGGAGCGCCAAAGAGGGTCGCTGGGTACTAGAGGATCCCGATCTACAGATGCAAGACGTTGCGCCGGAGCAGTTCATTACGGCAGGACGAGCTTGGCAGATGTGCCGCGAGGACCGAGATAATGGCGCTCTTTTCGGCTTTGGCCGTCATCCGCGCGGGCTAGGGTTATCCAATGTCCGTGGAATCCTGGTGAGCGACTTTGCGGCCCTCAATGGCTTTGAAATGCTTTCCGATGACTGGTGGGGAATGCATTTGAAGAACAACAAGGATGTGACGAAAGACGATACTGCTGTGCTTGACCGTGCAGCTATCTTGGCAATTACAGAGGAGTCATTCGCCGAGCGACGGGAACTGTATCAGAATTGCGAAGCGTTGCGCGTGCCGCCTGTAATCGAGACACACGCCCCGGGCAGCAGCCGGCATGTTGGCATCGAGTGGCGAAAAGAAGCCTGAGCGGTTCTGCACTATTCTCGCGAATATAACCTGCAAGACTGGCGCCACTGCTCCCGCCAACCCTTGGCGTCGCTCGTTTTGGCGCATGTATCCCAATACAATGGGGCACGGCATAACGTGCCCTACAACTAAGCGAAACTGTCCTCTTCAGGAAATCTCCCACACCACAGGAGTAAAGCGCCATGAAAATCACTTCAGTCGAGACCTTTGCCGCGCCAATCGTATCGCGCGACGTGCTCATCGTAAGAATCAACACCTCAGAAGGCATCAGCGGTATCGGCGAGGCCTATCCGGTGGGGCCGAACCGGGCGGTGGCGGCCGCCATTGACGACTTTGCCGATTGGATCGTGGGCAAAGACCCCCGTGACATCAACGCTATCTGGTACCACATGTACGTGCATTCGCGCTTTCCCGGTGGATCGGTCATCAACGCCGCCATCAGCGGAATTGACCATGCCCTGTGGGACATCAGCGGCAAGGCGGCGGGAGAGCCCGTGTACCGCATGCTCGGCGGCAAGTGCCGCGACCGCATTCGCGTGTACCAGGGTTGCGGCGGCGCAACGCCGGAAGCCTGCGCGGCCAGCGCAAAGTCACTCGTGGAGAAGTACGGCTACACCGCCCTGAAGATGTCGCCGCATCCGCCTAACTCCAGCCAAATGTCGTGGAATGCCGTGGTGGCCGCGGCCGGTGAGCGCATTGCGGCGGTGCGGGAGGCCGTGGGGCCGGACGTAGATATCGGCCTCGATCCCCACGCCCGCATTTTCGAGCCCGCCCGCGCCCTGGAAATGGCGGCAGCGGTCGCGCCCTCCCAGCCGTTCTTCTTCGAAGAGCCGCTGCGGCCGGAGAACATCGACGCCCTGGCGTGGTTCGCGCAGAAGTCGCCGGTTCCCGTCGCCACCGGCGAGATGCTCTACACGTCGTTCGGCTTTCGGGAACTGCTGGAGAAGCAGGCGGCGACCATCATCCAGCCGGATATCTGCGTCTGCGGCGGCCTGACCGAGATGCGCAAGATCGCGGCGCTCGCCGAGGCGCACTACGTCAAAGTAGCGCCGCACAATCCGCTGGGGCCGGTAGCGACCGCCGTGAACGTCCACTTTGCGGCGGCGACCCACAACTTCATCATCCTGGAGTACCACGCCGACGACGAAGCGCCGCGCAAGGACATACTCGACGCGCCGGTCAAGCTCAAAGACGGGTATCTGGAGATTCCCGAGAAGCCCGGCTGGGGCATCGAACTCAACGAGGACTACGTGCGCGGTCAGCCCATCCGCTCTTGGCACCGGCCGTTCGACGTAGGCCCCGACGGTTCAGCGGCATTCATCTAGACCGGCCTACAAACCCTTTGCAGACGTATGCCAGCGACCAATTGGGAAAGGATGCCTAGCGCGGGGCAGATGCGTGGGCGATTACACGTGGATTTTCTGCAAGCCATTCACGAAGCGCGGCCCTGACCCCATCTTCCGACAGAGCGCTATCACCAAAGAGCGAGATTAGGTTACACGCTCGTGCCCACAGTCTGGCATCATGGGACTGGCGCGGCGCATCAGCGAAGTACGCAGTCTTGGATAGTAGCCACGTAGACAACGCCTGTAATGAGAGCGCCTCATCAAGATAGGCTTCTACCCGTTCACCAACTGTCTCAAGTGAATTTGCATTCATGCCTTCTACCCGCCTGGATGAACCCGACCGTTTCGTGTCAAAGGCTGAGATCCGACATCACTTTAATTCTATGCTTTT encodes the following:
- a CDS encoding phytanoyl-CoA dioxygenase family protein; amino-acid sequence: MAGLTQAQLNQLTEQGYVVVENVLDPEEDLAPVMAEYADVLDGIARNLYAEGVISSVYADLPFDQRLIQVCDESGQIFAQPFDISLPQKAIGADAPMHTGPAVFNLLVNSRLLDCAESVVGPEILSNPVQHVRMKLPRHVVHVENPSNLSVAVPWHQDNGVVVEEADETEMLTVWLPLNDATIENSCMYAVPYSHREEELAVHCPGVGGVWIPETLVDVANAVPLPMQAGSILLMHSKTMHCSYDNKTQDQVRWSFDLRYQPVGQPTGRPVFPEFVARSRANPESELRDAATWTQMWEDARPKLAASSTENFNRWSADHPVCA
- a CDS encoding class I SAM-dependent methyltransferase encodes the protein MKSARSAILIALIGVSILFLRRLRQWAGNPPTQRTSHKEAIEPPELVARYSRFMALLPMRVVRGYLARYATAGSTQWRILDVGCGPGWFPLELAACAPQATVTGIDLSLPMLTTATAHAATDRHEQAVHFAQARGEVLPFADDTFDLVVSTLALHHVQDPVAALAELRRVAQPSGRILVADTRRDIHPWLWTLLKASQVGIDGLALCENGEPSASIGASYTASEAHRLALQAGWERARVQAGPGWILLERLPTQATTYPVPPTPRRKRNGRP
- a CDS encoding phytanoyl-CoA dioxygenase family protein, which gives rise to MAGLTEAQLDQFAEQGYVVAENVLDPAEDLAPVMAEYGEVLDGIARDLHAEGVISSTYADLPFDQRLIHVCDESRQLFTQPFDISLPQSAERADAPMHTGPAVFSLLINRRLLDCVESIMGPEILNNPIQHVRMKLPRHAVHTEGSSGLAGPTPWHQDNGVVVTEADETEMLTVWLPLNDATIENSCLNVVPYSYRDGLAVHCPGAGGLSIPEEQMDVAKAVPLPMQAGSVLFMHRRTMHCSYDNKTEDEVRWSFDLRYHPSGQPSGRPVFPDFVARSRANPETELRSAAGWAQLWADARVRLAASAKQKFNRWSADHPACA
- the hisH gene encoding imidazole glycerol phosphate synthase subunit HisH; the protein is MIAIIDYGAGNLRSVSRAVALHTPDFVVTQDPAEVERAAAVILPGVGAAGDTIRGLERHGMIEVVQATIASGKPYFGICMGMQVLLTASEEDGGTPCLDLYPGLVRRFPKGLTVPHMGWNQVRQTQEHPMFAGIPDEAYFYFVHSYYTDPEDAALTAGATDYGVAFPSVIAQENVFATQFHPEKSAGMGLRLYENFVAWAVGAHSARTA
- a CDS encoding transglutaminase domain-containing protein; amino-acid sequence: MKTDILQFYTRHTRFTDPGEYANHLKALPAGMDALHSALSGLLMPIWKVQKHHPELVLARPEEIKTRHIRRSLEAMLAIDDRPLNVARDESRRLIVDCRHFAALLCAVLRQRGIPARSRWGFATYLEKTHYQNHCLCEYWSAKEGRWVLEDPDLQMQDVAPEQFITAGRAWQMCREDRDNGALFGFGRHPRGLGLSNVRGILVSDFAALNGFEMLSDDWWGMHLKNNKDVTKDDTAVLDRAAILAITEESFAERRELYQNCEALRVPPVIETHAPGSSRHVGIEWRKEA
- the hisA gene encoding 1-(5-phosphoribosyl)-5-[(5-phosphoribosylamino)methylideneamino]imidazole-4-carboxamide isomerase, which codes for MQVIPAIDIKDGAVVRLFKGDFDQSTVFSHDPVETARGWEEQGAALLHVVDLDGTERGKSRNHPVVAAIAEALTIPVQMGGGLRDLAAIEQAVAAGVARVVLGTVALEQPELVAEACARYPGRVVVALDARNGKVMTHGWQHESGVDMFVLAHQMVASGVSRFLYTDVERDGTLSQPNFEATGALARAVSVPVIASGGVASLDHLTRLTTLGVEGAIVGVSLYRGAFTLPEALATVRRAAQ
- the dgoD gene encoding galactonate dehydratase, producing MKITSVETFAAPIVSRDVLIVRINTSEGISGIGEAYPVGPNRAVAAAIDDFADWIVGKDPRDINAIWYHMYVHSRFPGGSVINAAISGIDHALWDISGKAAGEPVYRMLGGKCRDRIRVYQGCGGATPEACAASAKSLVEKYGYTALKMSPHPPNSSQMSWNAVVAAAGERIAAVREAVGPDVDIGLDPHARIFEPARALEMAAAVAPSQPFFFEEPLRPENIDALAWFAQKSPVPVATGEMLYTSFGFRELLEKQAATIIQPDICVCGGLTEMRKIAALAEAHYVKVAPHNPLGPVATAVNVHFAAATHNFIILEYHADDEAPRKDILDAPVKLKDGYLEIPEKPGWGIELNEDYVRGQPIRSWHRPFDVGPDGSAAFI
- a CDS encoding restriction endonuclease, whose translation is MEQSNADSAQAWPPLPPNGWSLAAFALGAFWYLREGITGKGRVLLVPQSVVVILALINAVFIFRQSPFETAALPAAVAALVLWSLVGSYCAASFRGDAYRRWCEANGQTPLVPAQWQWGAFLLTGGWYVAHGMRVKGLWLWLAFFTSVGSIVGIPLAFALMCYCGANFCAERYLEKPPAEIGPTPQERWIHQDLLKALTAVAKTPQASLRASLLESAVRGLRRQGYAVRLDDEQAEGASALTLERGLRFLAVRVVPESPVSADEVEMLVTALEEDKYKVGVLVVNGPLTNAAQAAATRAHVRILDVQGVEA